In the Flavobacterium sp. J372 genome, one interval contains:
- a CDS encoding MATE family efflux transporter — protein sequence MGLSDADLGQQSIRKLLIRQAIPASVGILFMTVNVLIDAIFVGRWIGSLAIAALSVVMPLTFFISSLGMAIGVGGSSVLSRALGAGNKDKAINVFAHQVVMTFGLSSLFVIAGLIFSEEILYAFGANGDIMEPAREFFTPILIAVPFQALCMMGNNVIRAEDKSKHAMAAMIISAVANIVLDILFIKIFGWGIFGASLATGLSFFSCFLYILWFFIYRSELLPSFRHFAWHRKIAGEITSLSFVTFARQGVISILAVLLNHTLFSFGGEHAVTVYGIISRMLMFMLFPVLGMTQGFLPVAGYNYGAENYGRVRESIRLSILYAGALAIVIFAVILIFAKPITAVFTTDPDVIRDTPGALRWVFAASPIIAVQLIGAAYFQAAGKATKALMLTLSKQGFFLIPLVLILPHFWGLFGVWIAFPIADVLSTIVTGVFLKREMSGELRGE from the coding sequence ATGGGATTATCAGATGCCGACTTAGGACAGCAAAGCATCAGGAAACTCCTGATACGGCAGGCCATACCGGCGTCTGTAGGCATCCTGTTCATGACGGTAAACGTGCTTATTGATGCCATATTTGTCGGGCGGTGGATAGGCTCGCTGGCCATTGCCGCGCTGTCGGTAGTCATGCCGCTTACGTTCTTTATCTCTTCACTTGGAATGGCCATCGGCGTTGGGGGAAGTTCGGTGCTGTCGCGTGCGCTGGGCGCCGGGAATAAAGACAAGGCTATTAATGTATTCGCGCACCAGGTGGTCATGACGTTTGGGCTGTCATCGCTTTTTGTCATTGCCGGACTTATCTTTAGCGAAGAGATACTCTATGCTTTCGGGGCCAACGGCGACATTATGGAGCCTGCCCGCGAGTTCTTCACGCCCATACTCATCGCCGTGCCGTTCCAGGCGCTGTGCATGATGGGAAACAACGTTATCCGCGCCGAAGACAAGTCGAAACACGCCATGGCCGCCATGATCATTTCAGCAGTGGCAAATATCGTTCTCGACATTTTATTTATAAAAATATTCGGGTGGGGCATCTTCGGGGCATCACTTGCTACGGGGCTGTCGTTCTTCAGCTGCTTCCTGTATATCCTCTGGTTTTTCATCTACCGGAGCGAGTTGCTGCCGTCTTTCCGTCACTTCGCCTGGCATCGTAAGATAGCGGGAGAGATCACTTCGCTCAGCTTCGTCACCTTTGCGCGGCAGGGCGTTATCAGCATACTGGCGGTGCTGCTCAACCACACACTCTTCAGCTTCGGCGGCGAGCATGCCGTAACGGTCTATGGCATCATTAGCCGCATGCTCATGTTCATGCTGTTCCCGGTGCTGGGCATGACGCAGGGCTTCCTACCTGTGGCGGGCTACAACTACGGCGCGGAGAATTATGGCAGGGTACGCGAGTCTATCCGCCTGTCGATACTCTACGCAGGTGCGCTGGCCATTGTCATCTTTGCGGTGATACTCATCTTCGCTAAACCGATAACAGCCGTGTTTACCACCGATCCTGATGTCATCCGCGATACGCCGGGTGCATTGCGTTGGGTATTTGCTGCATCGCCAATTATCGCGGTGCAACTTATAGGTGCGGCATACTTCCAGGCAGCGGGTAAAGCTACCAAAGCACTGATGTTGACATTGAGTAAACAAGGGTTCTTCTTAATACCTCTTGTGCTAATACTCCCGCATTTCTGGGGATTATTTGGCGTTTGGATTGCATTCCCGATTGCCGATGTGTTGTCGACGATTGTGACAGGAGTGTTTTTGAAGAGGGAGATGAGCGGGGAGTTGAGGGGGGAGTGA
- the hemH gene encoding ferrochelatase, producing the protein MKGVLLVNLGSPDSPEPKDVKPYLDQFLMDKYVIDVPFLLRALLVRGIILRKRPEASSEAYKKIWWEEGSPLIVLNERMHKKVKAKTELPVALAMRYGKPSIETGLQELHDQGVTEVLLFPLYPQYAMASTLTILVLAEEIRKKKFPHMKFTDVPAFYNKPDYIKVLANSIKRSLEGFEYDHLLFSYHGIPERHIRKTNVTKSHCKINDTCCVTQSAAHKFCYRHQCYETTRLVVEQLGIPEDKYSLTFQSRLAGDKWLEPYTDVEINKMPNKGIKSLAVVTPAFVADCLETLEEIAMRAKEDFEEHGGKDFLAVPCLNDNDEWCSVMANWINEWATAEIPVA; encoded by the coding sequence ATGAAAGGAGTACTCCTCGTAAACCTGGGCTCGCCTGACAGCCCTGAACCAAAAGATGTAAAACCGTATCTGGACCAGTTCCTGATGGACAAATACGTCATCGACGTGCCATTTTTGCTGAGGGCGCTTTTAGTCCGCGGCATCATTTTGCGCAAAAGGCCGGAAGCATCATCTGAAGCGTATAAAAAAATTTGGTGGGAAGAAGGCTCGCCGCTTATCGTCCTCAACGAGCGGATGCATAAAAAAGTGAAAGCCAAAACTGAACTACCCGTGGCACTCGCCATGAGGTACGGAAAACCATCTATCGAGACCGGGCTGCAGGAATTGCATGATCAGGGTGTGACCGAAGTACTGCTTTTCCCGTTGTACCCTCAGTATGCCATGGCATCAACGTTGACAATACTGGTTCTGGCAGAAGAAATCCGTAAGAAAAAATTTCCGCACATGAAGTTTACCGATGTACCGGCATTTTACAATAAACCGGATTATATCAAAGTGCTGGCAAATTCCATCAAGCGCTCGCTGGAAGGCTTTGAGTACGACCACCTGCTGTTTTCATATCACGGCATCCCCGAAAGGCACATCCGTAAGACAAACGTAACCAAATCGCATTGCAAGATTAATGACACGTGCTGCGTAACGCAGTCTGCCGCGCATAAATTCTGCTACAGGCACCAGTGCTACGAGACCACTAGGCTTGTGGTAGAGCAATTGGGCATACCCGAAGATAAATACTCGCTCACGTTCCAGTCGAGGCTGGCCGGCGATAAGTGGCTGGAGCCGTACACTGATGTTGAAATCAACAAAATGCCAAACAAAGGTATAAAAAGCCTCGCGGTGGTAACTCCGGCGTTTGTGGCCGACTGCCTTGAAACCCTTGAAGAGATAGCCATGCGCGCCAAAGAAGATTTTGAGGAGCATGGCGGGAAAGATTTCCTGGCGGTACCGTGCCTGAACGATAACGACGAGTGGTGCAGCGTGATGGCCAACTGGATAAATGAATGGGCCACGGCTGAAATACCGGTAGCCTAA
- a CDS encoding uroporphyrinogen-III synthase: MIRVLSTKRLEPNQRQYLLNGGISVLAADFIDVSYIPFDINQTKENLIFTSRNGFLGFLANKMSGVYTGSNVFCVGSVTATLIERYGFNVIASADDGKALSEIIVGEHTDKSFTFFSGSLRRDILPDAMKAAGIDFNEMRVYETVLTPHKITAPLDGILFYSPSGIESYLKENSITDEVCFCIGNTTAAVLKGISDRVIIATKPSIENVIVQVRNYYK, translated from the coding sequence ATGATACGGGTGCTGTCAACCAAACGCCTTGAGCCCAACCAGCGGCAATACCTGCTGAATGGCGGTATCTCCGTACTGGCAGCAGATTTTATAGATGTGAGCTATATTCCGTTTGACATCAACCAAACAAAAGAGAACCTCATCTTTACAAGCCGTAACGGGTTTTTGGGGTTTCTGGCCAATAAGATGAGCGGAGTGTACACGGGTAGTAATGTCTTCTGTGTTGGCAGCGTCACGGCAACGCTAATTGAGCGATATGGCTTCAATGTGATTGCTTCAGCAGATGATGGAAAGGCGCTGTCAGAAATCATTGTGGGTGAACATACCGACAAAAGCTTTACATTCTTTTCGGGGAGCCTGAGGCGGGATATTTTGCCCGATGCCATGAAAGCTGCAGGTATCGATTTTAATGAAATGCGGGTGTACGAGACAGTACTTACGCCCCATAAGATAACGGCACCGCTTGACGGGATTTTGTTTTACAGTCCATCAGGGATTGAAAGTTACCTGAAGGAAAACAGCATTACCGATGAAGTTTGCTTTTGCATAGGTAACACTACAGCTGCGGTTTTAAAAGGTATTTCAGATAGGGTAATTATAGCCACGAAGCCAAGCATTGAGAATGTGATTGTACAGGTAAGGAATTATTATAAATAA
- a CDS encoding CopD family protein: MAEYYNYIKSLHLIFVITWFAGLFYIVRLFVYHIEANAKPSPEKEILTTQYKLMSYRLWYIITWPSAVLAVIFAVILLLIMPQWLSQPWMHVKLAFVLLLVFYQLKCHSIFKQLQRDEVKYTSNFMRLWNEGATIILFAVVFLVILKNALNWVFGVLGIIVFMVLIMLGFKFYKRIRERNKT; encoded by the coding sequence ATGGCAGAATACTACAACTACATAAAATCACTGCACCTCATCTTCGTGATTACTTGGTTTGCCGGGCTGTTCTACATTGTGAGGCTGTTTGTGTACCACATCGAGGCTAACGCTAAGCCATCGCCTGAAAAGGAAATCCTCACCACACAGTATAAGCTCATGAGCTACCGGCTATGGTATATTATCACGTGGCCGAGTGCAGTGCTCGCGGTTATTTTCGCTGTTATTTTACTGCTGATTATGCCCCAATGGCTATCCCAACCGTGGATGCATGTAAAACTGGCATTTGTATTGCTATTGGTTTTTTACCAGCTGAAATGCCACAGCATCTTTAAACAGCTGCAGCGCGATGAAGTGAAATACACCAGCAACTTTATGCGGCTTTGGAACGAAGGGGCGACTATTATTTTATTTGCCGTGGTATTTTTAGTAATTTTAAAGAATGCGCTCAACTGGGTGTTCGGCGTGCTGGGCATCATCGTGTTCATGGTGCTTATAATGTTGGGCTTTAAATTCTATAAACGCATCCGCGAAAGGAACAAAACATAG
- a CDS encoding transposase, with amino-acid sequence MKLEVLDQNSTYHIYNRGINGCTIFASDENKSYFLKLVEKYLENVASIHAYCLMDNHFHFLMTINVSSDIATQAFSNLFNSYAKAFNKSTGRTGSLFEKHFKRISIDNEDYFKSLVVYIHTNPQHHFNEDFTDFRFSSYKAYLSTNHSKLDKSESLRLFGDIENFFFAHNQKMELIEALMLE; translated from the coding sequence TTGAAATTAGAAGTATTAGATCAGAACTCAACTTACCACATTTATAATCGTGGTATAAATGGCTGCACGATTTTTGCGTCTGATGAAAATAAATCTTACTTTTTGAAACTTGTCGAAAAATATTTGGAAAACGTTGCTTCAATTCATGCTTATTGTCTCATGGATAATCATTTTCATTTTTTAATGACAATAAATGTTTCAAGTGATATTGCAACTCAAGCTTTTTCAAATCTTTTCAATTCTTATGCTAAAGCCTTTAATAAATCAACTGGCAGAACTGGAAGCCTGTTTGAAAAGCATTTCAAAAGAATAAGTATAGATAATGAGGATTATTTTAAAAGTTTGGTCGTCTACATTCACACAAATCCACAACATCATTTCAATGAGGATTTTACTGATTTCAGATTTTCTTCATATAAAGCATATTTGTCAACAAACCACAGTAAATTAGATAAATCGGAAAGCCTGCGCCTTTTTGGTGATATTGAAAATTTCTTCTTTGCACACAATCAAAAAATGGAATTGATTGAAGCATTGATGTTAGAGTGA
- a CDS encoding endonuclease/exonuclease/phosphatase family protein, producing MKILAWNVERGKRGAAVLAETTRQYNADIIILTETTKDIDPGLPESIATTELYKGYDGIDYKAGENRTTIWSKYKIDRMVQTYDDYTSICVEVGTPFGKLTVYGIIIGVFGGNGKASERYKSDLRNTDDVMKLPEQLCIAGDLNTTFSGWTYPSSEGRNALNELFKQKNLVCLTCEIENSVNHIALSKSFIEGRNISIETWNHDKKLSDHIGVCVTIN from the coding sequence GTGAAAATCCTGGCGTGGAATGTTGAGCGTGGTAAAAGAGGTGCTGCTGTTTTAGCGGAAACGACTCGCCAGTATAATGCAGACATTATCATACTGACAGAAACAACAAAAGATATTGATCCGGGATTGCCTGAAAGCATAGCGACAACTGAACTATACAAAGGCTATGACGGTATTGATTACAAAGCCGGCGAGAACCGTACTACTATTTGGTCTAAATATAAGATTGACAGAATGGTACAAACCTATGATGATTACACAAGTATTTGTGTTGAAGTTGGAACTCCTTTTGGTAAGCTGACCGTTTATGGAATAATCATCGGGGTTTTTGGCGGAAACGGGAAAGCCTCTGAAAGATATAAAAGTGATTTGCGGAATACTGATGATGTAATGAAACTGCCTGAACAATTATGTATCGCCGGAGACTTGAACACAACGTTTTCAGGATGGACATATCCAAGCAGTGAAGGGCGTAACGCTCTTAATGAATTGTTTAAGCAAAAAAATCTTGTTTGTCTAACTTGTGAAATCGAAAATAGTGTAAACCATATTGCTCTAAGCAAAAGTTTTATCGAAGGAAGAAACATCAGCATTGAGACATGGAATCACGATAAAAAATTAAGTGATCATATTGGTGTTTGTGTGACAATAAATTAG
- the hemA gene encoding glutamyl-tRNA reductase has translation MNNQNGSKHQYFYAVGLSYRKADAEIRGKFSLGPEAKTKLLEQAREEGISSLIVVSTCNRTELYGFAEHPFQLIKLLCDNSQGSVEDFQRVAFIYKNNEAINHIFRVGTGLDSQILGDFEIISQIKSGFIASKAHGLANAFLERLVNSVIQASKRIKNETELSSGATSVSFASVQYIMNNVPDIANKNILLFGTGKIGRNTCENLVKHTKNDHIVLINRTRGKAEKIAGKFNLVVKDYDVLPLEIPKADVLVVATGAEMPTIDKDILSLDKDLLILDLSIPKNVHDNVREVEGVTVVHLDDLSKITDDTLENRRRHIPAAEAIINEIKEEFTTWVNARKFAPTIHALKEKLNSIKETELNFQRKKITDFHEEQAEIISQRIIQKITTHFANHLKDNDTMVDESIEWIEKVFRLEAAQK, from the coding sequence ATGAATAACCAAAATGGGTCAAAGCACCAGTACTTTTATGCCGTTGGGTTGAGTTACCGCAAGGCTGATGCTGAGATCAGGGGAAAGTTCAGTTTAGGGCCGGAAGCCAAAACAAAGTTGCTGGAACAGGCACGCGAAGAAGGCATTAGCAGCCTTATTGTTGTGTCAACCTGCAACCGCACAGAGCTTTACGGTTTTGCCGAACACCCCTTTCAATTAATTAAATTACTGTGTGATAACAGCCAGGGGAGCGTTGAAGACTTTCAGCGTGTGGCCTTTATTTATAAAAATAACGAAGCCATAAACCATATCTTCCGTGTAGGTACGGGCCTTGACAGCCAAATACTTGGCGATTTTGAAATCATCAGCCAGATAAAGTCGGGATTTATAGCAAGCAAAGCACACGGTTTGGCAAACGCTTTTCTCGAGCGCTTGGTTAACAGCGTAATACAGGCCAGCAAGCGTATTAAAAATGAAACAGAACTGAGCAGCGGCGCTACATCCGTATCATTTGCGTCGGTACAGTATATTATGAATAATGTGCCTGACATCGCAAACAAAAACATTCTTCTTTTCGGCACAGGGAAGATTGGCCGTAACACCTGCGAAAACCTGGTGAAACACACAAAGAACGACCATATTGTACTCATAAACCGCACCCGCGGCAAGGCTGAAAAGATTGCCGGGAAATTTAATTTAGTGGTGAAGGACTATGATGTATTACCATTAGAGATACCTAAAGCTGATGTACTGGTTGTAGCTACCGGTGCAGAAATGCCTACTATAGATAAAGATATACTCAGTCTTGATAAAGACCTGCTTATACTTGACCTTTCGATCCCGAAAAATGTACATGATAATGTGCGGGAGGTTGAAGGCGTGACAGTGGTGCATCTTGATGATTTGTCGAAAATTACGGATGACACGCTGGAAAACCGACGCCGGCATATCCCGGCTGCCGAAGCAATTATCAACGAAATAAAAGAAGAGTTTACAACCTGGGTTAATGCCCGTAAATTTGCCCCAACCATACATGCGCTGAAAGAAAAGCTGAATTCTATCAAAGAAACAGAACTGAATTTCCAGCGTAAAAAAATTACTGATTTTCATGAAGAGCAGGCGGAAATCATCAGCCAGCGTATCATCCAGAAAATCACCACACATTTTGCCAATCACCTGAAGGACAATGACACTATGGTTGACGAAAGCATTGAATGGATAGAGAAAGTCTTCAGGCTTGAAGCCGCACAAAAATGA
- a CDS encoding DUF4256 domain-containing protein: MPNQLSPSQAQSLLSVLQQRFEKNMNRHKGIKWDDVQAKLEASPDKLYILDAMEETGGEPDVVGFDKKTGEYIFFDCAPESPKGRRSVCYDQQALDSRKEHKPKDSAIGMAKAMGIEILNEEHYRELQQLGEFDTKTSSWVATPENIRKKGGALFGDFRYGTVFFYHNGAESYYAARGFRGSLRV, encoded by the coding sequence ATGCCTAACCAACTCTCCCCCTCCCAAGCCCAGTCCCTTCTCAGCGTCCTCCAACAACGCTTTGAAAAAAACATGAACCGCCACAAAGGCATAAAGTGGGATGACGTACAGGCAAAGCTCGAAGCCAGTCCGGATAAGCTATACATACTTGATGCCATGGAAGAAACCGGCGGCGAACCCGATGTGGTGGGTTTTGATAAAAAAACCGGTGAATACATCTTCTTCGACTGTGCGCCTGAAAGCCCGAAAGGCCGCCGCAGTGTATGTTACGACCAACAGGCGCTTGATTCCCGCAAAGAACATAAGCCGAAAGACAGTGCGATTGGTATGGCAAAGGCTATGGGCATAGAGATACTTAATGAAGAGCACTACCGCGAACTGCAACAGCTGGGGGAGTTTGATACCAAGACCTCAAGCTGGGTTGCCACGCCTGAGAACATCCGTAAAAAAGGCGGGGCCCTGTTTGGCGATTTCCGTTATGGTACAGTGTTCTTTTACCACAATGGCGCTGAGTCCTATTATGCCGCAAGAGGTTTTAGAGGTTCATTGCGCGTTTAA
- the hemE gene encoding uroporphyrinogen decarboxylase gives MSLKNDLFLKALRNETVERPPVWMMRQAGRYLPEFRAIRDKYDFFTRCRTPELAAEITVQPIRIVQPDAAILFSDILVVPQAMGIEVLMKENVGPFLPNPIRSAQDVEKVFVPDVQETLGYVMDAIKLTKEMLNGEVPLIGFAGSPWTIFCYAVEGKGSKSFDTAKGFCFSQPEAAHALLQKITDTTIAYLKEKVKAGVDAVQIFDSWGGMLSPVDYQEFSWKYINQIVEALAPETHVIVFGKGCWFALGEMGRSKASALGVDWTCSAQNARYLSGGRITLQGNFDPSRLLSPIPVIKKMVHQMIDEFGKDNYIVNLGHGILPNIPVDHARAFIDAVKEYKGR, from the coding sequence ATGAGCCTAAAAAACGACCTTTTCTTAAAAGCATTACGCAACGAGACCGTAGAGCGCCCACCGGTATGGATGATGCGCCAGGCAGGCAGATACCTGCCGGAATTCCGTGCAATACGTGATAAATATGATTTCTTTACACGCTGCCGCACTCCGGAACTTGCTGCTGAAATTACAGTACAGCCTATCCGCATCGTGCAGCCTGATGCCGCGATATTGTTCAGCGACATACTTGTGGTGCCGCAGGCGATGGGTATTGAGGTGCTGATGAAGGAGAATGTGGGTCCGTTTTTGCCGAACCCTATCCGCTCTGCTCAGGATGTTGAGAAGGTTTTTGTGCCGGATGTTCAGGAAACACTAGGCTATGTGATGGACGCCATTAAGCTGACGAAAGAAATGTTGAATGGCGAAGTGCCGCTGATAGGCTTTGCCGGTTCTCCGTGGACGATATTCTGCTATGCCGTTGAGGGCAAAGGTTCTAAAAGCTTTGATACGGCTAAAGGTTTCTGCTTCTCGCAGCCTGAAGCAGCCCACGCTTTATTGCAGAAAATTACCGACACAACTATCGCTTACCTTAAAGAAAAAGTAAAGGCCGGTGTTGATGCCGTACAGATATTTGACAGCTGGGGCGGAATGCTTTCTCCTGTTGATTACCAGGAATTTTCATGGAAGTACATCAACCAGATCGTTGAAGCGCTTGCACCGGAGACACATGTAATAGTGTTTGGTAAAGGCTGTTGGTTTGCGTTGGGCGAAATGGGACGCAGCAAAGCATCGGCCCTGGGAGTGGACTGGACGTGTTCTGCTCAAAACGCACGTTACTTGTCGGGCGGAAGGATAACGCTCCAGGGTAATTTTGACCCGAGCAGGCTGCTATCGCCAATACCTGTAATCAAAAAGATGGTGCACCAGATGATTGATGAGTTTGGCAAAGACAATTACATTGTAAACCTTGGCCATGGCATATTGCCAAATATCCCGGTTGACCATGCTAGAGCGTTTATTGATGCGGTGAAGGAGTATAAAGGAAGGTAA
- a CDS encoding helix-turn-helix transcriptional regulator, translating to MRFQNDSDETLHFEREVGADLIQFHFGVKGGGRFIFNQGRYALDVKEEVSLFLFNPQKELPVHLEIAPHSWVLTVLISIKKFHSFFSEEADYIPFLSEENKDKKYYKDDKINPSMAIVLSQLFHFNLHPSIKKLYFKGKVYELLSHYFNRAEDPNAEQCPFLIDEENVIKIRRAKDIVIANMAEPPGLQDLADQVGINLKKLKMGFRQIYGDSVYSFLFDYKMEYARKLLDSGSYNVNEVGLRIGYSTASHFISAFKKKFGTTPKKYLMSMNAAVQ from the coding sequence TTGCGGTTCCAGAACGACAGCGATGAAACCCTGCATTTTGAAAGGGAAGTAGGCGCTGACCTCATACAATTCCACTTTGGAGTGAAGGGCGGCGGCAGGTTTATCTTCAATCAGGGTCGGTATGCATTAGATGTAAAAGAAGAGGTGTCACTTTTCCTATTTAACCCACAGAAAGAATTGCCTGTGCATCTGGAGATTGCGCCGCATAGCTGGGTGCTGACCGTGCTGATTTCAATCAAGAAATTTCATAGCTTTTTCTCAGAGGAGGCTGACTACATCCCGTTCCTAAGCGAGGAAAACAAAGATAAAAAGTATTATAAAGACGACAAGATAAACCCAAGTATGGCCATTGTTTTAAGCCAGCTGTTCCACTTTAACTTACATCCATCAATCAAGAAATTATATTTCAAAGGCAAGGTGTATGAGCTTCTGTCTCATTACTTTAACCGGGCTGAAGATCCGAACGCAGAGCAATGCCCGTTCTTAATTGATGAGGAAAACGTTATAAAAATACGCCGAGCGAAAGATATTGTCATCGCAAACATGGCCGAACCACCCGGATTACAAGATCTTGCCGACCAGGTAGGCATCAACCTAAAGAAACTGAAAATGGGCTTTCGCCAAATTTATGGTGACAGCGTCTATAGCTTTTTGTTTGACTATAAGATGGAATATGCCCGCAAACTGCTGGATTCAGGCTCCTACAACGTAAATGAGGTAGGGTTGCGCATTGGCTACAGCACCGCCAGCCACTTTATTTCGGCTTTCAAAAAGAAGTTTGGGACGACACCAAAAAAGTACCTGATGAGCATGAACGCAGCCGTGCAGTAA
- the hemC gene encoding hydroxymethylbilane synthase: MSKTIRIGTRDSQLALWQAHTVQQKLEALGHKTEIVAVKSTGDLILDVPLYELGITGIFTKTLDVAMLRGEVDIAVHSMKDVPTALPKGIVQAAVLERADEKDILVHKGNLDFLYDAGTVATGSLRRQTQWLNRYPNHAVEDLRGNVNTRLQKLKESDWNGAVFAKAGLERINLVPENHIPLDWMIPAPAQGAMVVVALENDSYCIKALTQLNHRKSEITTHIERQFLKTLEGGCTAPIGALATFIDSNIRFEGVLLSIDGKERLHIERVLPEGEDYTNFGRDCADYILKNGGAELMDNIRKTLKK; encoded by the coding sequence ATGAGCAAAACCATACGTATAGGCACCCGAGACAGCCAGCTTGCGCTATGGCAGGCACACACCGTGCAGCAGAAGCTCGAGGCGCTGGGCCATAAAACCGAAATAGTAGCTGTAAAATCTACCGGCGACCTTATTCTTGATGTGCCGCTTTACGAGCTTGGCATTACCGGTATCTTCACTAAAACCCTTGATGTTGCTATGTTGCGGGGCGAGGTTGACATTGCTGTGCATTCGATGAAAGATGTGCCTACAGCACTGCCGAAAGGCATTGTTCAGGCAGCTGTATTGGAACGTGCCGATGAAAAAGATATACTGGTGCACAAGGGTAACCTTGATTTTCTCTATGATGCAGGGACAGTCGCTACCGGCAGCCTCCGCAGGCAGACGCAATGGCTTAACCGCTACCCAAACCATGCAGTGGAGGATCTCCGTGGCAATGTTAATACACGCCTGCAGAAGCTGAAAGAAAGTGATTGGAACGGCGCTGTTTTTGCAAAAGCGGGACTGGAACGAATCAACCTTGTGCCTGAAAACCATATACCACTCGACTGGATGATACCTGCACCCGCACAGGGGGCTATGGTTGTGGTGGCACTGGAAAATGACAGCTATTGCATTAAGGCTTTAACGCAACTGAATCACCGGAAGAGCGAGATTACAACACATATTGAGCGCCAGTTCCTGAAAACGCTTGAAGGTGGGTGTACAGCGCCAATTGGCGCATTAGCTACGTTTATTGACAGTAATATCCGTTTTGAGGGCGTACTGCTTTCGATTGATGGCAAGGAGCGGCTGCATATTGAGAGGGTTCTGCCGGAAGGCGAAGATTACACAAATTTTGGGAGGGATTGCGCCGATTACATATTGAAGAACGGGGGTGCCGAATTGATGGATAACATCAGGAAAACCCTGAAGAAATAA